A genome region from Arachidicoccus soli includes the following:
- the amaB gene encoding L-piperidine-6-carboxylate dehydrogenase, which translates to MLESILEEFSIKETNAGAHNGRQTIPTPGELITSFSPVDGQEIASTCFVNKDTYDAIIANAVLAFQEWNAVPAPKRGDIIRQIGALLREEKESLGKLVSYEMGKSLQEGLGEVQEMIDICDFAVGLSRQLHGSTMHSERANHRMYEQWHPLGVVGIISAFNFPVAVWSWNAMIAMVCGNVCVWKPSEKTPLTAQACLHIIQKVFEKNNVRPGVCNLIQGDKEVGAWMAADTRINLISATGSTKMGKAVNLAVANRLGKCLLELGGNNAIIISKDADLNMSLIGAVFGAVGTAGQRCTSTRRLIIHEDVYDDFVSKLKSAYQQLKVGNPLEAENHLGPLIDKDAVINYLHAIEEIKKEGGKFIVEGGELEGNKYASGCYVKPCIAEVENNYAIVQKETFAPILYLIRYKKLEEAIALQNDVPQGLSSAIMTLNLREAELFLSAKGADCGIANVNIGTSGAEIGGAFGGEKETGGGRESGSDAWKSYMRRQTNTINYGNNLPLAQGIKFDF; encoded by the coding sequence ATGTTAGAAAGTATTTTGGAAGAATTCTCCATAAAAGAAACTAATGCAGGCGCGCATAACGGACGTCAAACAATCCCGACGCCTGGGGAACTGATAACATCATTTTCTCCTGTAGATGGCCAAGAAATTGCAAGCACTTGTTTTGTCAATAAAGATACATATGATGCAATAATTGCTAATGCAGTATTGGCTTTTCAAGAGTGGAACGCTGTCCCGGCACCAAAACGTGGTGATATTATCCGACAAATAGGAGCGTTATTACGAGAAGAAAAAGAATCATTAGGAAAATTGGTTTCTTACGAAATGGGCAAAAGCTTGCAAGAGGGTTTGGGCGAAGTGCAGGAAATGATTGATATCTGCGATTTTGCCGTTGGTCTTTCGCGTCAATTGCATGGATCAACAATGCATTCAGAGAGAGCCAATCATCGGATGTATGAACAATGGCATCCATTAGGCGTTGTGGGCATTATTTCCGCATTTAATTTTCCAGTAGCCGTATGGAGTTGGAACGCAATGATTGCAATGGTCTGCGGCAACGTATGCGTGTGGAAACCTTCGGAAAAAACACCATTGACAGCGCAAGCATGTTTACATATTATCCAAAAAGTCTTTGAAAAAAATAATGTGCGGCCTGGTGTATGTAATTTAATTCAGGGCGATAAAGAAGTGGGAGCGTGGATGGCAGCAGACACACGTATTAACTTGATTTCGGCAACCGGATCCACAAAAATGGGAAAAGCTGTAAACCTAGCTGTTGCTAATCGTTTGGGTAAATGCTTATTAGAGTTAGGAGGCAATAACGCTATAATAATTTCAAAAGATGCCGATTTAAATATGTCACTTATAGGAGCCGTGTTTGGTGCTGTAGGTACAGCCGGGCAACGTTGCACTTCTACAAGGAGGTTAATTATTCATGAAGATGTATATGACGATTTTGTAAGCAAATTGAAAAGCGCCTATCAACAATTAAAAGTCGGAAATCCTCTAGAGGCAGAAAACCACCTAGGTCCTTTAATTGACAAAGATGCAGTAATTAATTATTTACATGCAATTGAAGAAATTAAAAAAGAAGGTGGGAAATTTATCGTTGAGGGGGGTGAATTAGAAGGTAATAAATATGCATCCGGTTGTTATGTAAAACCTTGTATTGCTGAAGTAGAAAATAATTATGCCATTGTACAAAAAGAAACATTTGCGCCTATTTTATATTTAATAAGATATAAAAAACTGGAAGAGGCCATAGCCTTACAAAATGATGTTCCTCAAGGATTATCTTCTGCTATAATGACTTTAAATCTGAGAGAAGCTGAATTATTTTTATCCGCCAAAGGTGCTGATTGCGGTATTGCAAATGTCAATATTGGAACTTCCGGTGCGGAAATCGGTGGGGCTTTTGGTGGTGAAAAAGAAACTGGAGGTGGTCGCGAAAGTGGTTCAGATGCCTGGAAATCTTATATGCGCAGACAAACTAATACCATTAATTACGGGAACAATTTGCCATTGGCGCAGGGAATAAAGTTTGATTTTTGA
- a CDS encoding DUF1338 domain-containing protein, with translation MLDEILDGLMRRYQERVPDVSAVINAMTKEGIIHNAADIENDHIAFRTMGVEHLGVQSLEKIFLHYGYQKRDYYHFKEKKLDAWWYAPPQDHYPRIFASELRVKDLSEKTQRIIHQYIDTVKTDPVAHLDLNNTKSVDNYLHSGLWQTPTVEDYESLLAESEYAAWVIFNHYYLNHFTISVHNLPEGYNTMQAFDDFLEKHHFKLNAAGGKIKISPDGKLLQSSTVAKVIEATFADGKKKKIAGSYVEFAERKILDEFKALPKEQIRRRHRRDGFEAGNADKIFESTYRSQIGN, from the coding sequence ATGTTAGACGAAATATTAGATGGTTTGATGCGTAGATATCAGGAACGCGTTCCCGATGTAAGCGCAGTAATCAATGCGATGACAAAAGAAGGCATCATTCATAATGCAGCAGATATAGAAAACGATCATATTGCATTTCGGACCATGGGTGTTGAACACTTAGGTGTACAGTCATTAGAAAAGATATTTCTTCATTACGGTTATCAAAAAAGAGATTATTATCATTTTAAAGAAAAGAAATTAGATGCTTGGTGGTATGCACCACCACAAGACCATTATCCACGCATATTTGCGAGTGAATTGCGTGTAAAAGATTTAAGTGAAAAAACGCAACGTATTATTCACCAATATATTGATACGGTAAAAACTGACCCTGTCGCTCACCTTGATCTAAATAATACAAAATCAGTAGACAATTATTTACATAGTGGTTTATGGCAAACCCCAACAGTAGAAGATTATGAATCTTTATTGGCAGAAAGTGAATATGCCGCATGGGTGATTTTCAATCACTATTATTTAAATCATTTTACAATCAGTGTACATAATTTGCCGGAAGGCTATAATACGATGCAAGCTTTTGATGATTTTTTAGAGAAGCATCATTTTAAATTAAATGCTGCCGGAGGCAAAATAAAAATAAGCCCGGATGGGAAACTATTACAAAGCTCTACTGTTGCAAAAGTGATAGAAGCCACTTTTGCCGATGGTAAGAAAAAAAAGATAGCCGGTTCTTATGTGGAATTTGCCGAAAGAAAGATTCTGGACGAGTTTAAAGCATTACCAAAAGAACAAATCCGTCGAAGGCATCGGCGTGATGGCTTCGAGGCAGGTAATGCGGATAAGATTTTTGAAAGTACTTACAGAAGCCAAATAGGGAATTAA
- a CDS encoding saccharopine dehydrogenase family protein, producing the protein MTNIIIIGGGKIGETAAFLLHHSGNYKVTIADANLASLKKIAEEGINTISLDVNNTELLENAMQKMDVVLSACPYFLNVQIATAAAKTSTHYFDLTEDVAATHSIREIAKDAEVSFMPQCGLAPGFISIAAYDLTKAFDELHTVKLRVGALPQYPTNSLKYNLTWSTNGLINEYCNPCDAIVAGKRKDVAPLEGYEKFSLDGIEYEAFNTSGGLASLAEVLEGKVQNLDYKTARYPGHCAIMKVLLFELNFANKRELLRDILEEALPFAPQDLVLIFIAVTGKINGRFVEKVFTKKIFNQNVHGKDFTAIQLTTAGSACAAIDLKVNGKLAKKGFIRQEEVKLEDLMKSNFARFYK; encoded by the coding sequence ATGACAAATATCATTATTATCGGCGGTGGAAAAATCGGAGAAACTGCTGCCTTTTTATTACATCATTCAGGAAATTACAAAGTGACTATTGCAGATGCTAATCTGGCTTCTTTAAAAAAAATAGCAGAAGAAGGCATAAATACTATTTCATTAGATGTCAATAATACAGAGCTCTTAGAAAACGCCATGCAAAAAATGGATGTGGTCCTGAGTGCCTGCCCTTATTTTTTAAATGTTCAGATTGCTACAGCAGCTGCAAAAACCAGCACCCATTATTTTGATTTAACGGAAGATGTAGCCGCCACCCATAGCATTAGAGAAATAGCAAAAGATGCTGAAGTAAGTTTTATGCCACAATGCGGTCTGGCTCCTGGTTTTATTAGTATTGCCGCCTACGATTTAACTAAAGCATTTGACGAATTACACACAGTAAAATTACGCGTAGGCGCTTTACCGCAATATCCTACCAATAGCTTGAAATACAATTTAACCTGGAGTACAAATGGGTTGATAAATGAATATTGCAATCCCTGCGACGCCATTGTCGCCGGTAAAAGAAAAGATGTTGCACCCTTGGAAGGCTATGAAAAGTTTTCTTTGGATGGCATTGAATATGAGGCATTTAATACATCAGGTGGATTAGCATCTTTAGCTGAAGTTTTAGAAGGGAAGGTGCAGAATTTAGATTATAAAACCGCGCGTTATCCGGGTCATTGTGCCATAATGAAAGTGCTATTATTTGAACTTAACTTTGCTAATAAAAGAGAACTTCTCAGAGACATTTTAGAAGAAGCCTTACCTTTTGCTCCGCAAGATTTAGTTTTAATTTTCATTGCAGTAACCGGAAAAATAAATGGTCGGTTTGTAGAAAAAGTTTTTACTAAAAAAATATTCAATCAAAATGTTCATGGGAAAGACTTTACAGCTATTCAGTTAACAACTGCCGGTTCTGCATGTGCGGCCATTGATTTAAAAGTAAATGGAAAATTAGCTAAAAAAGGGTTTATCAGACAAGAAGAGGTGAAACTTGAAGATCTGATGAAGAGTAATTTTGCGCGATTTTATAAATAA
- a CDS encoding GSCFA domain-containing protein → MQFQIPINIKPIEPGISYRDNILLTGSCFTEHIGSNLQNVKFNILQNPNGILFDPLSVCNSLISYMENKYYTSDDLFYLNEAWHSWAHHSRFSSPEKEICLKNINISQGAAHQYLKKCDWLIITLGSSFSYKLKEERFAVANCHKAPAQSFDKHLNTIEESITAFDGMLYRLFKFNTKIKVLFTVSPVRHIRDGILENNRSKARLIETVHHLVHKFDKIHYFPSYELLIDVLRDYRFYDIDLVHPNYAATQFILEKFSNTLMDKETQELMATIRKIVIAKNHLPFNPSSTQHKKFLATFYEQTFLLSKQYPYINFEEELKYFNQNLI, encoded by the coding sequence ATGCAATTTCAAATTCCCATAAACATCAAACCCATCGAGCCTGGTATTTCCTATCGAGATAATATCTTATTAACAGGTTCCTGTTTTACGGAGCATATTGGCAGCAATCTGCAAAATGTAAAATTCAATATTCTACAAAACCCTAATGGTATTCTATTTGATCCTTTAAGTGTTTGTAATAGTTTAATTTCCTACATGGAAAACAAATACTATACATCAGATGATTTATTTTATTTGAATGAAGCATGGCATAGTTGGGCGCATCATAGTCGATTTTCTTCACCAGAAAAAGAAATATGTTTAAAAAACATTAATATTTCACAAGGGGCTGCTCACCAATATTTGAAGAAATGTGACTGGTTAATTATCACTTTGGGGTCTTCCTTTTCGTATAAATTAAAAGAGGAAAGGTTCGCAGTGGCTAATTGCCATAAAGCACCTGCACAAAGTTTCGATAAACATTTAAACACAATAGAAGAATCTATTACCGCTTTTGACGGAATGTTATATAGGTTATTTAAATTCAATACTAAGATTAAGGTCTTATTTACGGTAAGTCCTGTCCGGCATATTCGTGATGGCATTCTTGAGAATAATCGAAGTAAAGCACGTTTGATAGAGACCGTACATCATCTAGTCCATAAATTTGATAAAATACATTATTTTCCCTCTTACGAATTATTGATAGATGTATTGAGAGACTATCGCTTTTATGATATAGATTTAGTTCATCCTAACTATGCAGCCACACAATTTATATTAGAAAAATTTTCTAATACATTGATGGATAAAGAGACACAGGAGCTGATGGCAACGATTCGAAAAATTGTAATTGCTAAAAATCATTTGCCATTTAATCCATCTTCAACACAGCATAAAAAGTTCTTAGCCACTTTTTATGAGCAGACATTTCTCTTGAGCAAACAATACCCTTATATAAATTTCGAAGAAGAATTGAAGTATTTTAATCAGAATTTAATATAA
- the gyrB gene encoding DNA topoisomerase (ATP-hydrolyzing) subunit B, protein MSQENLNEVVSPTEKKAYGADSIQVLEGLEAVRKRPAMYIGDVGIKGLHHLVYEVVDNSIDEALAGYCSNINVTIHEDNSISVLDDGRGIPTGINTKEKKSALEIVMTVLHAGGKFDKDTYKVSGGLHGVGVSCVNALSTVLKATVHREGKIFEQEYHKGVPAYEVREIGISDKTGTKVHFWPDDSIFQVTVFQKDILEGRLRELAYLNRKVRIILQDLREKDENGNTYQKEFYSEGGIVEFLEMLDNHAKRSPIIPNSLYVDGYDEASNVTVEVALSYNDDFKEHIFSYVNNINTIEGGTHVTGFRQALTRVFKSYGDKQGLFEKAKVTVEGDDFREGLSSIISVKVPEPQFEGQTKTKLGNSEVSGIVQTTVARALEAFLEENPKEAKNIIQKVVLAAQARVAAKKARDMVQRKSVLSGSGLPGKLADCSERDAEKCELYLVEGDSAGGTAKQGRDRAYQAILPLRGKILNVEKAMEHKIYENEEIRNIFTAMGVTIGTEEDPKALNLSKLRYHKLIIMTDADVDGSHIATLILTFIFRYMKELVMQGYVYLAQPPLYLVKKGKEQEYAYNEEQRKELVAKLGGGKDDSVGIQRYKGLGEMNADQLWETTMDPSHRTLKQVNIENMTAVDETFSMLMGDDVPPRRAFIEENATYARIDI, encoded by the coding sequence ATGAGTCAAGAAAACCTGAATGAAGTTGTATCTCCAACAGAAAAAAAGGCATACGGTGCAGATAGCATACAAGTATTAGAAGGATTAGAAGCGGTAAGAAAAAGACCGGCGATGTATATTGGGGATGTTGGTATAAAAGGTTTACATCATTTGGTTTATGAGGTCGTAGATAATTCAATTGATGAAGCACTCGCTGGATATTGTTCCAATATAAATGTTACGATTCACGAAGATAATTCTATTTCCGTTTTGGATGATGGCCGTGGTATTCCTACAGGTATTAATACCAAGGAAAAAAAGAGTGCACTGGAAATTGTAATGACCGTATTGCATGCCGGCGGTAAATTTGATAAAGATACCTATAAGGTTTCCGGAGGATTACACGGGGTGGGCGTAAGTTGCGTTAATGCTTTGAGCACTGTTTTAAAAGCAACAGTTCATCGTGAAGGGAAAATATTTGAACAAGAATATCATAAAGGTGTTCCGGCTTATGAAGTACGCGAGATAGGCATTTCAGATAAAACAGGAACTAAAGTACATTTTTGGCCGGATGACAGTATATTTCAAGTAACTGTTTTTCAAAAAGATATTTTAGAAGGTCGCTTGCGCGAATTGGCTTATTTAAACAGAAAGGTAAGAATCATTCTGCAAGACCTTCGCGAAAAAGATGAAAATGGCAATACTTATCAAAAGGAATTTTATAGTGAAGGTGGTATAGTTGAATTTTTAGAGATGTTGGATAACCATGCGAAGCGTTCGCCCATCATACCTAACAGCCTTTACGTTGATGGTTATGATGAAGCGTCAAACGTGACAGTAGAAGTGGCTTTAAGTTATAATGACGATTTTAAAGAACATATATTTTCTTATGTAAATAATATCAATACCATTGAAGGGGGTACGCATGTAACAGGCTTTAGACAGGCTTTAACCCGTGTATTTAAAAGCTACGGTGATAAACAGGGTTTGTTTGAAAAAGCAAAGGTCACGGTAGAAGGTGATGACTTTAGAGAAGGCCTAAGTTCTATTATTTCAGTAAAAGTTCCGGAACCTCAGTTTGAAGGCCAGACCAAAACAAAACTGGGTAACAGTGAAGTAAGTGGTATTGTTCAAACGACAGTTGCTCGTGCCTTAGAAGCTTTTCTGGAAGAAAACCCTAAAGAGGCGAAAAATATAATTCAAAAGGTTGTATTGGCTGCGCAGGCCCGTGTGGCAGCGAAAAAAGCTCGCGACATGGTACAACGTAAATCTGTGTTGAGTGGAAGTGGGCTTCCGGGAAAACTTGCTGATTGTAGCGAACGTGATGCTGAAAAATGTGAACTATATTTGGTGGAAGGAGATTCGGCAGGCGGTACCGCAAAACAAGGAAGAGATAGAGCTTACCAAGCTATTTTACCTTTACGTGGTAAAATTTTGAATGTTGAAAAAGCGATGGAGCATAAGATCTATGAAAATGAAGAAATTCGTAACATTTTTACTGCAATGGGTGTTACCATCGGAACAGAAGAAGATCCGAAAGCTTTAAACCTGAGTAAACTTCGGTACCACAAACTGATTATTATGACCGATGCCGATGTTGATGGAAGTCATATTGCTACCTTAATATTGACCTTCATTTTCAGATATATGAAAGAATTGGTAATGCAGGGTTACGTATATTTAGCACAACCTCCATTGTACCTGGTAAAAAAAGGTAAAGAGCAAGAATATGCATATAATGAAGAACAACGAAAAGAACTGGTGGCAAAATTAGGGGGAGGGAAAGATGATAGTGTAGGTATACAACGCTACAAGGGTCTAGGAGAAATGAATGCAGATCAATTATGGGAAACGACGATGGATCCAAGCCACAGAACATTAAAGCAGGTCAATATTGAAAATATGACAGCCGTTGACGAAACCTTTTCAATGTTAATGGGCGACGATGTGCCTCCACGCCGCGCATTCATCGAAGAAAATGCAACTTATGCAAGAATAGATATTTAA
- a CDS encoding arginase family protein: MPSSFFNNITDFLEPINLMELSNDEGFKPTQIGKNIMAFERSFPELNEADIIILGMGEARGTALPGGGSRSANAVRTEFYQLFQWHNQLKIADIGNVKIGKSLQDSYAALKLVLSELSIFNAKVLILGGSHDLTVSQCDAYAVNEMNYVLTCVDAKMDLDADSPAPADKFLLDLFTKTPNHLQHYNHIGFQSYFVHPQMLETIDKLRFDCFRVGKVKERLEEMEPQIRDSNIFSFDISCIQNSHAPANVITPNGFNGEEACTLFQYAGLSNQVKSIGIYSYYEHLDKNAQTAKQISHLIWYLMDGIYQGKQEANMDNKTHYNEFHLSTDDMKTIFLQSKITNRWWMQLPNEEFISCSRLDYVLATQNEIPERWLRAIERS; the protein is encoded by the coding sequence ATGCCCTCTTCCTTTTTCAATAATATTACCGATTTTTTAGAGCCCATAAATTTAATGGAACTTTCCAATGATGAAGGTTTCAAGCCTACACAAATTGGGAAAAACATAATGGCCTTTGAACGTTCTTTTCCCGAGTTAAATGAGGCAGATATCATCATATTAGGTATGGGAGAAGCACGTGGTACAGCCTTGCCAGGTGGAGGAAGTCGCTCAGCGAATGCGGTACGTACAGAATTTTATCAATTATTTCAATGGCATAATCAATTAAAGATTGCGGATATCGGGAATGTGAAAATCGGCAAAAGCTTACAAGATTCTTATGCTGCGCTTAAATTAGTCTTGTCAGAATTATCTATTTTCAACGCGAAAGTGCTTATTCTTGGAGGTTCTCACGATTTAACGGTATCACAATGTGATGCCTATGCAGTCAACGAAATGAATTATGTACTTACTTGTGTGGATGCTAAAATGGATTTAGACGCGGACAGCCCTGCACCAGCTGATAAATTTTTATTAGATTTATTTACCAAAACCCCCAATCATTTACAGCATTACAATCATATTGGTTTTCAAAGTTATTTTGTTCATCCGCAAATGCTGGAGACAATAGATAAACTTAGATTTGATTGCTTTAGAGTCGGAAAAGTAAAAGAGCGCTTAGAAGAAATGGAACCGCAAATTCGGGATTCAAATATATTTAGTTTTGATATTTCCTGTATACAAAACAGCCATGCACCAGCCAATGTAATTACACCTAACGGTTTTAATGGCGAAGAAGCCTGTACCCTTTTTCAATATGCAGGGTTGAGTAATCAAGTAAAAAGTATAGGTATTTACAGTTATTATGAACATTTGGATAAAAATGCGCAAACGGCTAAACAAATCAGTCATTTGATTTGGTATTTAATGGATGGTATTTATCAAGGGAAACAAGAAGCCAATATGGATAATAAAACCCATTATAACGAATTTCACCTCTCTACTGATGATATGAAGACTATTTTCTTACAAAGTAAAATTACCAATCGTTGGTGGATGCAACTACCCAATGAAGAGTTTATTTCTTGCAGCCGGCTCGATTATGTTTTAGCTACACAAAACGAAATCCCTGAACGCTGGTTACGCGCTATTGAAAGAAGTTGA
- the glgP gene encoding alpha-glucan family phosphorylase: MKEFELEGMYPISDKYSKKVAYFSMEFAIHQPLKIYSGGLGFLAGSHLRSAYELSQNLVGIGILWKYGYYDQIRNGDQTMQALWAEKNYSFLKETNIKFSIKIHDADVWVKVLYLSPQVFKTAPLFLLSTDLPENDYISQTISHKLYDANEATKLAQYILLGIGGAKLLDILNFNAERYHLNEAHGLPAAFYLLNKFKNINQVRERLVFTTHTPEEAGNEKHNVYLCHKMSYFCGLSIDEVRRISGVNGDEFNHSLTALQFASKANGVSKLHGKVAKKMWQHYENICEIISITNAQNWSYWADKQLYKAFNEGEDWKFDDRKKYLKKRAFEIVADQTGKIFDPNIFTIVWARRFAGYKRADFLMQNEERFLKLIQDTKRPIQIIFAGKPYPMDYSAIGTFDRLVNESKKYKNVAVLVGYELTLSKRLKQAADLWLNNPRVPREASGTSGMSAAMNGAVNFSTEDGWIPEFVNHGHNGFVVPKADYENMQVHEQDEYDLKMLYHILENEILPMYYNEFDTWRQIMKNGMRDVRFQFDSNRMAHEYYDLLYK; encoded by the coding sequence ATGAAAGAATTTGAGTTGGAAGGGATGTACCCCATAAGTGATAAATATAGTAAGAAAGTAGCCTATTTTTCAATGGAATTTGCTATTCATCAACCTTTAAAAATATATAGCGGAGGTTTAGGATTTTTAGCCGGTTCGCATTTACGCAGTGCATACGAATTGAGTCAAAACCTTGTAGGCATAGGCATATTATGGAAATACGGCTATTATGATCAAATCCGAAATGGCGACCAGACAATGCAAGCTTTGTGGGCAGAAAAAAACTATTCGTTCTTAAAAGAAACCAATATAAAATTCAGCATTAAAATACATGATGCAGATGTTTGGGTGAAGGTCTTATACCTTAGTCCGCAAGTTTTTAAAACGGCACCTTTATTTTTATTGAGCACAGATTTACCCGAAAATGATTACATATCCCAAACAATCTCACATAAATTATATGATGCCAATGAAGCTACTAAACTGGCGCAATATATTTTATTAGGAATTGGGGGCGCCAAGCTTTTGGATATATTGAATTTTAATGCGGAACGTTATCACTTAAATGAAGCACATGGATTACCCGCTGCATTTTACCTTTTAAATAAATTTAAAAACATAAACCAAGTTAGAGAGAGATTAGTTTTTACAACGCACACACCAGAAGAGGCGGGAAACGAGAAGCATAATGTCTACTTATGTCACAAAATGTCCTATTTCTGTGGCTTAAGTATAGATGAGGTTAGGAGAATAAGTGGGGTTAATGGTGATGAATTCAATCATTCTCTGACAGCGCTGCAATTTGCTTCGAAAGCCAATGGGGTTTCTAAATTACATGGGAAGGTAGCAAAAAAAATGTGGCAACATTATGAAAACATTTGTGAAATCATTTCCATTACCAATGCTCAAAACTGGTCTTACTGGGCAGATAAACAACTGTATAAAGCATTCAATGAAGGAGAAGACTGGAAGTTTGATGACAGGAAAAAATACCTGAAAAAGAGAGCTTTTGAGATTGTTGCAGATCAAACGGGAAAAATATTCGACCCGAATATTTTTACAATCGTTTGGGCGAGACGTTTTGCCGGTTATAAACGAGCCGACTTTTTAATGCAAAACGAAGAACGCTTTTTAAAATTAATTCAAGATACAAAACGACCTATCCAAATTATTTTTGCAGGAAAACCTTACCCAATGGATTATTCTGCGATTGGAACTTTCGATCGCCTGGTAAATGAAAGCAAAAAATATAAAAATGTTGCCGTATTAGTTGGATATGAATTGACCTTAAGCAAAAGATTAAAACAAGCAGCAGACCTTTGGCTTAATAACCCGCGTGTACCTCGCGAAGCTTCAGGAACAAGTGGCATGAGTGCTGCAATGAATGGGGCAGTGAATTTCTCTACTGAGGATGGATGGATCCCTGAATTTGTCAATCATGGTCATAATGGATTTGTGGTACCTAAAGCAGACTACGAAAACATGCAAGTACATGAACAAGATGAATATGACTTAAAAATGTTGTACCATATTTTAGAAAATGAAATCTTACCGATGTACTATAATGAATTTGACACCTGGCGTCAAATAATGAAAAATGGGATGCGCGACGTACGTTTTCAATTTGACAGTAATCGCATGGCTCATGAGTATTACGATCTTCTGTATAAATAA
- a CDS encoding Rne/Rng family ribonuclease, with protein MDKELIVNAAITGVDLALLEDKKLVELHSEKTDAGFAVGDLFLGKVKKLMPGLNAAFVDVGHEKDAFLHYSDLSPYFKSLLKFTQMAQTDKTENGFDFYKFNVEPEIVKTGKINEVLSGKPNILVQILKEPIASKGPRLSCEISLPGRFIVITPFNNIVAVSKKIHSSDERKRLHKIVESIKPNNIGVIVRTAAEGKNTAELHEDLRDLLESWKDLQAKLKTAVAPVKILSEENKTTSLLRDLLTKDFNKIVINDKTLYNDTLSYIQKIAPAKADIVKRYQEPQNIFDTYGITKQIKASFGKTINLPSGAYLIVEHTEALHVIDVNSGYKSISNSQEENAVATNLEAAAEIARQLRLRDIGGIIVVDFIDMRNPENKKKIQEAMEAHMKNDRARHALLPISKFGVMQITRQRMRPEIKINTSEVCPTCKGTGKVTSTYLLEDEIENRLNYLVSHQHKFISIEVHPIVYSHLTKGFFKSIKKSWKKRFKMPINIRENSNFSFTEVKFFDANEEEIKI; from the coding sequence GTGGATAAAGAATTAATTGTCAATGCCGCCATAACCGGGGTAGATTTGGCATTGTTGGAAGATAAAAAACTGGTTGAGCTTCATAGCGAAAAAACAGACGCCGGCTTTGCAGTGGGGGATTTGTTTTTAGGAAAAGTAAAGAAACTAATGCCAGGTTTGAATGCGGCATTTGTTGATGTTGGGCACGAAAAAGATGCATTCCTGCATTATTCTGACCTCAGCCCTTATTTTAAATCCTTGCTCAAGTTTACGCAAATGGCGCAAACAGACAAAACTGAGAATGGTTTTGATTTTTATAAGTTTAATGTGGAGCCCGAAATTGTAAAAACGGGAAAGATTAATGAGGTCCTAAGTGGCAAACCAAATATTTTGGTGCAAATCTTAAAAGAACCCATTGCTTCAAAGGGGCCTAGATTAAGTTGTGAAATCTCTTTACCGGGCAGATTTATTGTTATTACGCCCTTCAATAATATCGTTGCCGTTTCTAAAAAGATTCATTCTTCTGATGAACGTAAACGCCTGCACAAGATAGTAGAATCTATAAAACCGAATAATATTGGTGTGATTGTACGTACAGCAGCAGAGGGGAAAAATACTGCAGAATTACATGAAGACTTACGTGACTTATTGGAAAGTTGGAAAGACCTTCAAGCAAAATTAAAAACTGCAGTAGCACCTGTTAAGATTTTATCTGAAGAAAATAAAACTACCAGCTTATTACGCGACTTATTGACTAAAGATTTTAATAAGATCGTTATTAATGACAAGACTCTTTATAATGACACTTTAAGTTATATTCAAAAGATAGCCCCGGCAAAAGCGGATATTGTAAAACGTTATCAAGAACCACAAAATATTTTTGATACTTATGGCATTACTAAACAAATAAAAGCCTCTTTTGGTAAAACCATCAATCTGCCAAGTGGTGCTTATTTGATTGTTGAACATACTGAAGCTTTACATGTAATCGATGTTAACAGTGGTTATAAAAGTATTAGTAATAGCCAGGAAGAAAACGCAGTAGCAACTAATCTAGAGGCAGCTGCAGAGATAGCTCGTCAGCTGAGGTTACGCGATATAGGCGGAATAATTGTCGTCGATTTTATAGATATGCGTAATCCTGAAAACAAGAAAAAAATTCAGGAGGCCATGGAGGCACACATGAAAAATGATCGTGCAAGACATGCTCTATTGCCGATTTCAAAGTTTGGTGTAATGCAAATTACAAGACAGCGAATGCGGCCTGAAATAAAAATAAATACTTCAGAAGTTTGCCCTACCTGTAAGGGCACGGGAAAAGTAACTTCTACTTATTTATTAGAAGATGAAATCGAAAATAGATTAAATTACTTAGTTTCCCATCAACATAAGTTTATTTCCATTGAAGTCCATCCCATTGTTTACTCTCACTTGACAAAGGGATTCTTCAAATCCATAAAAAAGAGCTGGAAAAAGAGATTTAAAATGCCGATTAATATAAGAGAAAATTCTAATTTCAGCTTCACCGAAGTAAAGTTCTTTGACGCAAATGAAGAAGAAATAAAAATTTAA